In Arcanobacterium wilhelmae, the following are encoded in one genomic region:
- a CDS encoding Rib/alpha-like domain-containing protein: MTPRHGSAQNGRNHFWRKPAAAFGAVAVATSGILAGAVPAVAQEAPTSGATAQSGDAQVAAAPKSTKLDNQIPGDLQTNGGAIESTGIYGAPFTLSGNVNVIQSSANSNTGIKYKQPLPGTKVYAQWREGREATEDGKDATTYSPVYMTTVDKDGRFVIDMKPFYDSKDRVRYFDAQMTAGTGGSAIRDVGGNPSYLGWREQIRLWAEAPDGSKYRLVNQYASGWAPDAMAGVTGSYNPTWDGNRHSVSDLWFNYVENQPNRELMLPKDKWVESYTSSQIKNSPVPIGPNEGNQGDGFDGSISGTVFWNAGFRNQAASSNMFSEINTAQTQKDLMLEGQEIVGSYLSDEAVAAIHNYVKSDPAFKGVTLRGNGWTPYYENKLQDWISDNIKKDPTWIAETVHTLSEKNGGYTLYFKGLYGNSWDSKGIVGSQWFHKTATSYSEGSWLKGNTGSKHINLDWMYVGVVNLTDNIGVQSPWQFQRWMNGAEKYDWGGFDWTHSALSFQTTSYQRNMNIILSPAPMTFNVTNYDSQLYPASRGDVAKTFASGLLTSKNLTYRVVWTDPKGEEVAAYENLKPNANFTLDQVAAYDVPKDLKEDTLYTATLYVEDGNGNGNALASDSFLAIVPRPLKDGSVGDKYDGEDAAKAPSIYPKTDAGTPDDPKDDLKVTNFKVAGLPEGVQADDKGKLTGTPTKPGVYNVVATYDIEIANPVETGKSWKVSRADEHQIMVTDTPLAEGKTGLDYNKEVKPTGFEETDWKLGKITSVEGLPKGLTYKGGTITGRPEDATTDVSEEKPNVTVKYTLTRPAPTEADPKAVETKEVTDVVPLVITESITGTADLKYPGVDPIVQGKAKDGILPTFVKPGTEEALNPKPELKEDSPFVLDKDNTGAKLPDGAHVTIDPSTGGVKLDATTPAGEYQIPVKVTYKDGSVDTVLVPVKVLADADGDGVPDDKDEYPDTPAEDKDKVDPTDGGTDKQRFEPTADAVSVDEEKPIKAPNPVKIPDSKEGKKVGEVTYGAKGLPEGVQMDPKTGEITGPAITADNEDKKFPVTVTVTYPDGTKEDVKFDFTVKNIAKPDATVENIDNVTTKVDEPIKDISVTATGGDVKVTGLPDGLEYKDGKITGTPTKVTDTPATVTVTATNPDGKETKKTFTIAVTKLDPQPAYKDEVTVPTGGEQKSAVTVEGDKAPAGAKYTIADSDKTKDGWTFEIDESTGEITAKPGKVAGNTPAKNVTVPVAVTYPDGKADEDKIEAKFVLSTITDGVNPTAEKVTVKEGEQVKVSPIKGIDDTKQVAKYTIAGQPGGLNIDPATGEITGTAPKVGPDGETKYATVTIEYTDGSTDTVQVEFEVTDVPTDTERFDTSGKKVNGTYDVENKSEPISFIDRDGGGVKPEDVPLAKDKAFTIDLDAIKDPAQKSVIEKFTIDPATGVVTVPAGSTVPGTAYPVPVRVTYADGTQDGAPVEVETSKPTLTLTFPAKGTPVTEGKASTAVVPTADFNGKLDGDGTKPEKTEFKLGELPAGVDASEVQLDPETGAVTFTPKDAEPKGDVSIPVIMTVPGFTDPVTADAKFTVNADSDHDGVPDVDDKFPNTPAADKDKVATDGGTDAQRYNPSATNVTVDEEKEISVDNPIEISNLGDKKVTYTADGLPSGVTMDKNTGKITGDPVSVNNADQTSKVKVTITYPDNTTDTVEFDFTVKNNPKPDATVEDIKDLNTKVDQPINDIPVIVAGGDVKVENLPDGLKFEGGKITGTPTKVETKEVKVTATNPDGKETTKTFTITVGQVDPTPSYKPMIAGAGKTAESTPTVEGDQAPAGTKYAKKADWNAPKGYEVSVDESTGKVTVKVAEAGKDGADQEKLEVPVVVTYPAGKAATDNVTATFYLDTDNDGKTDLDNPGEGFTGDDDDDNDKVSDSDETTAGSDPKDGGNIPASKIDTSKVIKDSDGDGVKDEDDKYPNTPAEDKDKVAADGGTDAQRYDANGTKIEGTNDADVTSEPITFLKDKQDVATKEVKLANKDAFAVDANAVDAKQKGVIDTFKVNDKTGEVTVPANTEPGTYLVPLKVTYADGSADGALVEVTVIGTGLIQGKVFHDVNKDGQWQDSEKQISDVELGLKHGKNSKHGNPGDEVKGKDGQARKAKTHSPYQFASTPYGDYTVTVDPNTLPKGATATQGNTGSLDVTLAAKESLNNNFGYFVDANNNGIEDSVEVQPVTLKFVDEKGNPIGSKTLSIYTDLGVLQSYLDGTTGNFDFGKVVAGDANFGTVEFGGQKYEWTKVADGENPVIEKYGTEREVTFVYKQVTVPWTEIGQADRIADEKFYQPNFPGDVTTFTGDGATTPEITFDKQLTPDVVETEPAPTQGDKTTKFSLENPAELTYKAPEGVTIDPATGVITVAPTTPAGTYDVPVLVTYPDGTSEGSNVTITVKEKANWDDPAPILPGKSVTIVNNSSDDPATGTEVTANDPSAKLTIDDATGDITVTTDPTKDGEYDVVVTVKRDGTVVDTITVHVNKRALPLVPATKDTDGDGISDDQEKQLGTDPNKADTDDDGINDGDEINKHHTNPRDPDTDKDGLKDGDELTHGTDPLKRDTDGDGLSDGDEVNKYHTKPKVADTDGDGINDGDEVSGARNPFDGQPTDPTKADSDGDGLSDLDEAKHRTNPNKADTDGDGVNDGDEVTGAKNPFGNKPTDPLHRDSDGDGYTDGAEAKAGTDPLTPDTQLAYPPVKVERGGEAVTVPLAKQDPRDATFELKNPKQGSLVTVDPTSGTVIVQAGPDQTPGIFQVPVVAKFADGTTKEATLEVTVEAPFVIPGDAPSEPALPEYDLNGDDDGDGLPNSKELELGTDPNKADTDGDGLKDGDEVNKYQTDPTKADTDGDGINDGDEVHGSRNPFDGKPTDPTKADTDGDGLSDLDEAKLRSNPNVAEPKWQELTPATPIKPEPEPEPEPEPEPKPEPKPEPQPEPQPEPQPEEPETMIPDEAPSEPALPEAPVPGTEIEVGKPEAARPQVEFDFRGDEFINGEVPAEPEIEIDGTASVPWTELTPSTPIAPQPEPQPQPQPQPQEPEEIDSTPLVDPIVKTPGKHSMPKTNVAPPSGQGLAFTGASVAGLGGMAVVLVAAGVVVAASRRRKADS; encoded by the coding sequence ATGACTCCACGTCATGGCTCTGCCCAGAATGGGCGTAATCATTTTTGGCGAAAGCCGGCGGCGGCGTTCGGCGCGGTGGCTGTAGCGACGTCGGGAATCCTGGCGGGCGCAGTTCCGGCGGTGGCACAGGAGGCGCCGACGTCGGGTGCGACTGCGCAGTCGGGAGACGCACAGGTAGCCGCGGCTCCGAAATCCACGAAGCTGGACAACCAGATTCCGGGGGATCTGCAGACCAACGGCGGTGCCATTGAGTCCACCGGTATCTACGGTGCGCCGTTCACGCTCTCCGGCAACGTGAACGTAATTCAATCTTCCGCAAACTCCAACACCGGTATTAAGTACAAGCAGCCGCTGCCTGGCACGAAGGTGTATGCCCAGTGGCGCGAGGGCCGCGAGGCTACCGAGGATGGAAAGGACGCCACCACGTACTCGCCGGTGTACATGACCACCGTGGATAAGGACGGGCGCTTCGTTATTGATATGAAGCCGTTCTACGATTCCAAGGACCGCGTGCGCTACTTTGATGCTCAGATGACGGCGGGTACCGGCGGCTCCGCGATTCGTGACGTAGGTGGTAACCCCTCCTACCTCGGCTGGCGCGAGCAGATCCGTCTGTGGGCGGAGGCCCCGGACGGATCCAAGTATCGCCTGGTGAACCAGTACGCCTCCGGCTGGGCACCGGACGCGATGGCCGGCGTGACCGGCTCCTACAACCCCACCTGGGATGGAAACAGGCATAGTGTTTCCGACCTGTGGTTCAACTATGTGGAGAACCAGCCGAACCGCGAGCTGATGCTGCCCAAGGACAAGTGGGTGGAGTCCTACACCTCCTCCCAGATCAAGAACTCCCCGGTGCCTATTGGTCCGAACGAAGGAAACCAAGGTGATGGTTTCGATGGCTCTATCTCCGGCACAGTGTTCTGGAACGCCGGCTTCCGTAACCAGGCGGCCAGCTCCAATATGTTTTCCGAAATCAACACTGCTCAGACACAGAAGGACCTGATGCTCGAGGGGCAGGAGATCGTTGGCTCCTACCTGTCAGATGAGGCAGTGGCTGCGATTCATAACTATGTGAAAAGTGACCCGGCCTTCAAGGGTGTGACCCTGCGCGGAAATGGCTGGACCCCGTACTACGAGAACAAGCTGCAGGACTGGATCAGTGACAACATCAAGAAGGATCCCACCTGGATCGCAGAAACCGTGCATACGCTGTCCGAGAAGAACGGCGGCTACACGCTCTACTTCAAGGGCTTATATGGAAACTCGTGGGATAGCAAGGGAATCGTTGGTTCACAGTGGTTCCATAAGACGGCTACCTCTTACAGTGAGGGCTCGTGGCTGAAGGGCAATACCGGCTCTAAGCACATCAACCTTGACTGGATGTACGTGGGGGTGGTGAACCTCACGGACAACATTGGTGTGCAGTCCCCGTGGCAGTTTCAGCGCTGGATGAATGGTGCTGAGAAGTATGATTGGGGTGGGTTTGATTGGACGCATTCGGCGCTCTCTTTCCAAACCACGTCCTACCAGCGCAACATGAACATCATCCTGTCGCCGGCACCGATGACGTTCAACGTGACCAACTACGATTCGCAGCTTTACCCGGCCTCCCGGGGGGACGTTGCGAAGACTTTTGCCAGTGGCCTGCTAACCTCGAAGAACCTGACCTACCGCGTGGTGTGGACGGACCCTAAGGGTGAAGAGGTCGCTGCGTATGAGAACCTGAAGCCAAACGCGAACTTCACCCTGGATCAGGTGGCGGCCTATGACGTGCCGAAGGATCTGAAGGAAGACACGCTCTACACGGCCACCCTCTACGTGGAGGATGGCAACGGCAACGGCAACGCTCTGGCATCGGACAGCTTCCTTGCAATCGTACCCAGGCCGCTGAAGGACGGCTCGGTGGGGGACAAGTACGATGGCGAGGACGCCGCGAAGGCGCCGTCGATCTACCCGAAGACGGACGCCGGCACCCCGGATGACCCGAAGGATGACCTGAAGGTCACAAACTTCAAGGTGGCCGGCCTGCCTGAGGGCGTGCAGGCGGATGACAAGGGTAAGCTCACCGGCACCCCGACAAAGCCGGGCGTGTACAACGTGGTCGCTACCTACGACATTGAGATCGCCAACCCGGTGGAAACTGGCAAGTCGTGGAAGGTCTCGCGCGCTGACGAGCACCAGATCATGGTCACTGACACCCCATTGGCCGAGGGCAAGACTGGCCTGGACTACAATAAGGAAGTCAAGCCCACCGGTTTCGAGGAGACCGACTGGAAGCTTGGCAAGATTACGTCCGTTGAGGGGCTGCCCAAGGGGCTGACGTATAAGGGCGGCACAATCACCGGCAGGCCGGAAGATGCCACCACGGATGTCTCCGAGGAAAAGCCGAACGTGACGGTGAAGTACACCCTCACCCGCCCGGCGCCCACCGAGGCTGATCCGAAGGCGGTGGAGACCAAGGAAGTCACCGACGTCGTGCCGCTGGTCATCACCGAATCTATCACCGGTACTGCGGACCTGAAGTACCCGGGCGTGGACCCGATCGTGCAGGGCAAGGCCAAGGATGGTATCCTGCCCACCTTCGTCAAGCCTGGTACTGAGGAGGCGCTGAATCCGAAGCCGGAACTGAAGGAAGATTCGCCGTTCGTCCTCGATAAGGACAACACGGGCGCGAAGCTGCCGGACGGTGCGCACGTGACCATTGACCCGAGCACGGGTGGGGTAAAGCTGGACGCCACCACTCCGGCCGGCGAGTACCAGATCCCGGTGAAGGTGACCTACAAGGACGGCTCGGTTGATACTGTTCTCGTGCCGGTGAAGGTTCTCGCTGACGCCGACGGCGACGGCGTGCCGGATGATAAAGACGAGTACCCGGATACCCCGGCCGAAGACAAGGATAAGGTCGACCCGACTGACGGCGGCACAGACAAGCAACGCTTCGAGCCGACTGCTGATGCTGTCAGTGTTGACGAGGAAAAACCGATCAAGGCTCCGAACCCGGTGAAGATCCCGGATTCCAAGGAGGGCAAGAAGGTCGGCGAGGTCACTTACGGAGCCAAGGGATTGCCTGAGGGTGTACAGATGGACCCGAAGACCGGTGAAATCACTGGCCCGGCCATCACCGCCGATAACGAGGACAAGAAGTTCCCGGTTACGGTCACCGTCACCTATCCGGACGGTACCAAGGAAGACGTGAAGTTTGACTTCACCGTCAAGAACATTGCGAAGCCGGATGCTACGGTGGAGAACATCGATAATGTGACCACCAAGGTGGATGAGCCGATCAAGGACATCTCCGTGACCGCCACCGGCGGGGACGTGAAAGTCACCGGCCTGCCGGATGGCCTGGAGTACAAGGACGGAAAGATCACCGGTACTCCGACCAAGGTCACGGACACCCCGGCCACGGTGACCGTCACTGCCACCAACCCGGACGGCAAGGAAACGAAAAAGACCTTCACCATCGCCGTCACCAAGCTGGACCCGCAGCCTGCGTACAAGGATGAGGTCACTGTCCCCACCGGTGGCGAGCAGAAGTCTGCCGTCACTGTTGAAGGCGACAAGGCGCCTGCTGGCGCGAAGTACACCATCGCCGATTCCGATAAGACTAAGGACGGCTGGACCTTCGAGATCGACGAGTCCACCGGTGAGATCACCGCGAAGCCGGGCAAGGTTGCTGGGAATACCCCGGCAAAGAACGTGACCGTGCCGGTCGCCGTCACCTACCCGGACGGCAAAGCTGACGAGGACAAGATCGAGGCCAAGTTCGTCCTGTCCACCATCACGGACGGCGTGAACCCGACCGCTGAGAAGGTCACTGTCAAGGAGGGGGAGCAGGTTAAGGTCTCCCCTATCAAGGGTATCGATGATACCAAGCAGGTGGCCAAGTACACGATCGCTGGCCAGCCTGGCGGCCTGAACATCGATCCTGCTACCGGCGAAATCACTGGTACCGCGCCGAAGGTCGGCCCGGACGGCGAGACGAAGTACGCTACCGTGACCATCGAGTACACGGACGGCTCCACCGACACGGTCCAGGTCGAGTTTGAAGTCACTGACGTCCCGACAGACACCGAGCGTTTCGATACGAGCGGGAAGAAGGTAAATGGTACCTACGACGTCGAGAATAAGTCCGAGCCGATTAGCTTCATCGACCGTGATGGGGGAGGTGTAAAGCCGGAAGACGTTCCGCTCGCGAAGGATAAGGCCTTCACAATTGACCTGGACGCTATCAAAGATCCCGCTCAGAAGTCCGTGATCGAAAAGTTCACGATCGATCCGGCAACTGGCGTGGTGACAGTTCCGGCTGGTTCCACCGTGCCGGGCACTGCTTACCCGGTGCCCGTGAGGGTGACATACGCCGACGGTACTCAAGACGGCGCACCTGTGGAGGTGGAGACTTCCAAGCCGACGCTGACTCTCACCTTCCCTGCCAAGGGGACCCCTGTCACTGAGGGGAAGGCGTCTACCGCCGTTGTGCCGACGGCGGACTTCAACGGCAAGCTCGACGGCGACGGCACGAAGCCTGAGAAGACCGAGTTCAAGCTCGGCGAGCTCCCGGCCGGAGTCGACGCCAGCGAGGTGCAGCTTGATCCTGAAACCGGCGCGGTCACCTTCACTCCGAAGGACGCCGAGCCGAAGGGCGACGTCTCGATCCCGGTCATCATGACGGTTCCGGGCTTCACCGATCCGGTGACGGCGGACGCCAAGTTCACCGTGAACGCGGATTCGGACCACGACGGCGTGCCCGACGTCGATGACAAGTTCCCGAACACGCCTGCGGCTGACAAGGACAAGGTCGCTACCGACGGTGGTACGGACGCGCAGCGTTACAACCCTTCGGCAACTAATGTGACCGTTGACGAAGAGAAAGAAATCTCGGTAGATAATCCGATCGAGATTTCGAACCTTGGCGACAAGAAGGTTACCTACACAGCCGATGGTCTGCCGAGCGGCGTCACGATGGATAAGAATACCGGCAAGATTACTGGCGATCCGGTTTCGGTGAATAACGCTGATCAGACCTCGAAGGTCAAGGTGACGATCACCTACCCGGACAACACCACTGATACGGTTGAGTTCGACTTCACGGTGAAGAACAACCCGAAGCCGGATGCCACGGTTGAGGACATCAAGGATCTCAACACCAAGGTTGATCAGCCAATCAACGATATCCCGGTGATTGTGGCTGGCGGCGACGTGAAGGTGGAGAACCTGCCGGATGGCCTGAAGTTCGAGGGCGGCAAGATTACCGGTACTCCCACGAAGGTGGAGACCAAGGAAGTCAAGGTCACTGCTACTAACCCGGATGGCAAGGAGACCACGAAGACCTTCACAATTACCGTGGGCCAGGTGGATCCAACGCCTTCCTACAAGCCGATGATTGCTGGCGCAGGCAAGACCGCCGAATCTACCCCGACTGTGGAAGGCGATCAGGCACCAGCTGGCACCAAGTATGCCAAGAAGGCCGACTGGAATGCCCCGAAGGGGTACGAGGTTAGCGTGGACGAATCCACCGGTAAGGTGACCGTGAAGGTTGCCGAAGCTGGTAAGGACGGCGCAGACCAGGAGAAGCTGGAAGTGCCGGTGGTAGTTACCTATCCAGCTGGCAAGGCTGCCACCGATAATGTGACCGCCACGTTCTATCTGGATACTGATAACGACGGCAAGACCGACTTGGATAACCCAGGTGAAGGCTTCACTGGTGATGACGATGATGACAACGACAAGGTGTCTGATTCTGATGAGACGACCGCGGGGTCGGACCCGAAGGATGGCGGGAACATCCCGGCTTCGAAGATTGACACCTCAAAGGTGATCAAGGATTCCGACGGCGATGGTGTGAAGGACGAGGACGACAAGTACCCGAACACTCCGGCCGAGGACAAGGACAAGGTCGCTGCCGACGGCGGTACGGACGCCCAGCGCTACGATGCGAACGGCACGAAGATCGAAGGTACCAACGATGCCGACGTCACCTCGGAGCCGATCACGTTCCTCAAGGATAAGCAGGACGTCGCGACCAAGGAGGTCAAGCTCGCTAACAAGGATGCTTTCGCTGTCGATGCGAACGCTGTCGATGCTAAGCAGAAGGGTGTGATCGACACCTTTAAGGTGAACGACAAGACCGGCGAGGTTACGGTTCCTGCCAACACCGAGCCGGGCACCTACCTGGTGCCGCTGAAGGTCACCTACGCTGACGGCTCCGCAGATGGCGCACTCGTTGAGGTCACCGTGATTGGCACCGGCTTGATCCAGGGCAAGGTCTTCCACGACGTCAACAAGGACGGCCAGTGGCAGGATTCCGAGAAGCAGATCTCCGACGTCGAGCTGGGCCTGAAGCACGGCAAGAACTCCAAGCACGGCAATCCGGGCGACGAGGTTAAGGGCAAGGACGGCCAGGCTCGCAAGGCTAAGACCCACTCCCCGTACCAGTTCGCTAGCACCCCGTACGGCGACTACACCGTCACCGTGGATCCGAACACCCTGCCGAAGGGTGCGACGGCGACGCAGGGCAATACCGGTTCGCTCGACGTCACGCTAGCGGCCAAGGAATCGCTGAATAACAACTTCGGCTACTTCGTCGATGCCAACAACAACGGCATCGAGGATTCGGTTGAGGTTCAGCCAGTCACGCTGAAGTTCGTGGACGAGAAGGGCAACCCGATCGGTTCCAAGACTCTGAGTATCTACACTGACCTGGGCGTGCTGCAGAGCTACCTGGACGGCACCACCGGCAACTTTGACTTCGGCAAGGTTGTGGCCGGTGACGCTAACTTCGGCACCGTCGAGTTCGGCGGCCAGAAGTACGAGTGGACCAAGGTTGCGGACGGCGAGAATCCGGTGATCGAGAAGTACGGCACCGAACGCGAGGTCACCTTCGTCTACAAGCAGGTGACGGTGCCGTGGACGGAAATTGGTCAGGCAGATCGCATTGCCGATGAGAAGTTCTACCAGCCGAACTTCCCGGGCGACGTCACCACGTTCACGGGTGACGGTGCGACGACGCCGGAGATCACCTTCGATAAGCAGCTCACGCCCGACGTCGTCGAGACGGAGCCTGCCCCGACGCAAGGTGACAAGACCACGAAGTTCTCCCTCGAGAACCCAGCGGAACTAACATACAAGGCACCGGAAGGCGTCACGATCGACCCGGCCACCGGCGTCATCACGGTTGCGCCCACCACGCCAGCTGGAACCTACGACGTGCCGGTTCTGGTGACCTACCCAGACGGAACCTCCGAGGGAAGCAACGTCACCATCACGGTGAAGGAAAAGGCGAACTGGGATGATCCGGCGCCGATCCTGCCGGGCAAGTCGGTCACCATCGTTAACAATTCGAGTGATGATCCGGCTACCGGCACTGAGGTGACGGCGAACGATCCGAGCGCGAAGCTCACGATCGACGACGCCACCGGCGATATCACGGTGACCACCGACCCGACGAAGGACGGCGAGTACGACGTCGTCGTGACGGTTAAGCGCGACGGAACAGTTGTCGATACGATCACCGTGCACGTGAACAAGCGTGCGTTGCCGCTCGTGCCGGCAACCAAGGACACCGACGGTGATGGCATCTCCGACGATCAGGAGAAGCAGCTCGGCACCGACCCGAACAAGGCGGATACCGACGATGACGGTATTAACGACGGTGATGAGATCAACAAGCATCACACCAATCCGCGTGACCCGGATACCGATAAGGATGGCCTGAAGGACGGCGATGAGCTAACCCACGGCACGGATCCGCTTAAGCGCGATACTGACGGTGACGGGCTCTCCGACGGCGACGAGGTGAATAAGTACCACACGAAGCCGAAGGTTGCCGATACTGACGGTGACGGCATCAACGATGGCGACGAAGTCTCTGGCGCGCGTAACCCGTTCGACGGCCAGCCGACCGACCCGACGAAGGCGGATTCGGACGGTGACGGCCTGAGCGATCTCGACGAAGCGAAGCACCGCACCAATCCGAACAAGGCCGATACTGACGGCGACGGCGTCAACGATGGTGACGAAGTAACCGGTGCGAAGAACCCGTTCGGCAACAAGCCCACCGACCCGCTCCACAGGGATTCGGATGGCGACGGCTACACCGATGGGGCCGAGGCGAAGGCGGGCACTGATCCGCTGACTCCGGATACGCAGCTCGCGTACCCGCCGGTGAAGGTGGAGCGCGGCGGCGAGGCTGTGACGGTACCGCTTGCCAAGCAGGATCCGCGCGACGCGACCTTCGAGTTGAAGAACCCGAAGCAGGGCTCGCTCGTCACGGTTGATCCGACGTCGGGCACTGTGATCGTGCAGGCTGGGCCAGACCAGACGCCAGGCATCTTCCAGGTGCCGGTGGTGGCAAAGTTTGCTGATGGCACCACCAAGGAAGCCACGCTTGAGGTGACGGTGGAGGCGCCGTTCGTGATCCCGGGCGACGCTCCGAGCGAGCCGGCCCTGCCCGAGTACGACCTGAACGGCGACGACGACGGCGACGGTCTGCCTAACAGCAAGGAGCTCGAGCTGGGTACCGACCCGAACAAGGCGGATACTGACGGCGACGGCCTGAAGGACGGCGACGAGGTCAATAAGTATCAGACCGACCCGACGAAGGCCGATACCGACGGCGATGGCATCAACGACGGCGATGAGGTGCACGGCTCGCGTAACCCGTTTGACGGTAAACCGACCGATCCGACGAAGGCGGATACCGACGGCGACGGTTTGAGCGACCTGGACGAGGCGAAGCTGCGTTCGAACCCGAACGTTGCTGAGCCGAAGTGGCAGGAGTTGACGCCGGCGACGCCGATCAAGCCCGAGCCCGAGCCCGAGCCCGAGCCCGAGCCCGAGCCCAAGCCCGAGCCCAAGCCCGAGCCCCAGCCCGAGCCCCAGCCGGAGCCTCAGCCGGAGGAGCCGGAGACGATGATTCCGGACGAGGCTCCGAGCGAGCCTGCGCTGCCGGAGGCTCCGGTGCCGGGCACGGAGATCGAGGTTGGGAAGCCTGAGGCTGCGAGGCCACAGGTGGAGTTCGATTTCCGAGGGGACGAGTTCATCAACGGTGAGGTGCCTGCCGAGCCGGAGATCGAGATCGACGGTACGGCAAGCGTTCCGTGGACGGAGTTGACCCCGTCGACCCCGATTGCTCCGCAGCCGGAGCCGCAGCCGCAGCCGCAGCCGCAGCCGCAGGAGCCGGAGGAGATCGACTCGACTCCGCTCGTGGATCCGATCGTGAAGACCCCGGGGAAGCACTCGATGCCGAAGACGAATGTGGCTCCGCCGAGTGGGCAGGGCCTGGCGTTTACGGGTGCGAGCGTTGCTGGCCTGGGTGGCATGGCAGTGGTTCTGGTTGCCGCGGGCGTGGTGGTTGCCGCGAGCCGTCGTCGTAAGGCGGATAGCTGA